Proteins encoded together in one Campylobacter concisus window:
- the rpoB gene encoding DNA-directed RNA polymerase subunit beta — MLNSLYSGNRLRVDFSNVVKEIDVPNLLQLQKKSFDNFLNLNNNQTESGIEKVFKSIFPIHDPQNRLTLEYVSSEIGKPKYTIRECIERGLTYSVNLKMKIRLIVHEKDDKTGDKVGVKDIKEQEIFIREIPLMTDRISFIINGVERVVVNQLHRSPGVIFKQEESSTVANKLIYTAQIIPDRGSWLHFEYDTKDILYVRINKRRKVPVTILFRALGYKKQDIIKLFYPIQNLVIKNNKFLTLFNPEDYLGRVEYDIKNEDGEVLHQAGKRLTKKKADKLIEDGVKFVEYPIEALIGRYLANPVINTESGEILYDTLSALDENKLAKILAEHESIEIINNSAAGVDDAIINSFIADNDMLKVLKQTEGVDDENDLAAIRIYKVMRPGEPVVKEAAKSFVNDILFNPERYDLTKVGRMKMNHKLSLDVPEYVTLLTSEDIIKTAKYLIKVKNGQGHIDDRDHLGNRRIRSIGELLASELHLGFVKMQKAIRDKFTSLSNNTDEIMPYDLINPKMITATIMEFFTGGQLSQFMDQTNPLSEVTHKRRLSALGEGGLVKERAGFEVRDVHPTHYGRICPVETPEGQNIGLINTLSTYAKVNDLGFVEAPYKKVVDGKVTDEIVYLTATQEEGNVIAPASTKLDENGHIVEDLIEVRKEGEMMLARREDVTLIDLCSGMIAGVAASLIPFLEHDDANRALMGSNMQRQAVPLLRSTAPIVGTGMESIIARDAWESVKAKRGGVVEKVDNKNIFILGEDEAGPYIDHYSLEKNLRTNQNTTFSQHPIVKKGDEIVAGQIIADGPSMEKGELAIGKNALIAFMPWNGYNYEDAIVISEKMIREDAFTSVHIYEKEIEARELKDGVEEITKDIPNVKEEELMHLDESGIVKIGTEIKPGMILVGKVSPKGEVKPTPEERLLRAIFGEKAGHVVNKSLYASASMEGVVVDVKIFTKKGYEKDSRTNKAYEEEKTLLEKEHHDRLLMLDREEMLKVTALLSKNPLASDQEVNKKEYKKGSKINKADFENINRFTLNAIVKSFSKDIQKKYDELKNYFQNEKKKLKEEHDAKIEILEKDDILPSGVVKLVKVYIATKRKLKVGDKMAGRHGNKGIVSNIVREVDMPYLPSGQIVDIVLNPLGVPSRMNIGQILESHLGLVGYRLGEQINEIFETKKGEWIKELRAKMIEIASVAKLMDAKKALGKMSDEKLLEYAKDWSNGVRFATPIFEGVKADEFAKLFEMAKIDSDGKTELYDGRTGSKIRERVNVGCMYMLKLHHLVDEKVHARSTGPYSLVTQQPVGGKALFGGQRFGEMEVWALEAYGAAHTLREMLTVKSDDVEGRLSAYKALTRGENVPETGIPETFFVLTNELKSLALDVEVYDEDETNETN, encoded by the coding sequence ATGTTAAATAGCTTATACTCAGGAAATCGTCTTAGAGTTGACTTCTCTAATGTCGTTAAAGAGATAGACGTTCCGAACCTACTACAACTACAAAAAAAGAGCTTTGATAATTTTTTAAATCTAAATAACAATCAGACAGAAAGCGGTATCGAAAAAGTTTTTAAGTCGATTTTCCCTATACATGATCCGCAAAATCGTTTGACTTTAGAATATGTTAGCTCAGAGATTGGAAAACCAAAATATACAATCAGAGAGTGCATAGAAAGAGGTCTTACATACTCTGTAAATTTAAAAATGAAAATACGCCTTATCGTACATGAAAAAGACGATAAGACTGGTGATAAAGTTGGCGTTAAAGATATAAAAGAGCAAGAAATTTTTATACGTGAAATTCCGTTGATGACAGATAGAATTTCATTTATTATAAATGGCGTTGAGCGTGTTGTTGTAAATCAACTTCATAGAAGCCCTGGCGTTATCTTTAAACAAGAGGAGAGTTCAACTGTTGCAAATAAACTTATTTATACAGCTCAAATAATCCCAGATCGTGGCTCTTGGTTGCACTTTGAATATGATACAAAAGATATTTTATATGTTAGGATAAATAAGCGCAGAAAAGTGCCTGTAACTATCTTGTTTAGGGCATTAGGATATAAAAAACAAGACATTATTAAGCTATTTTATCCAATACAAAATTTAGTTATTAAAAATAATAAATTCTTAACTCTTTTCAACCCAGAGGATTATCTAGGAAGAGTTGAGTATGATATAAAAAATGAAGACGGAGAAGTTCTTCACCAAGCTGGCAAGCGCTTAACAAAGAAAAAAGCTGATAAATTAATCGAAGATGGCGTTAAATTTGTCGAGTATCCGATCGAAGCACTTATAGGTAGATATTTGGCAAACCCTGTGATAAACACAGAAAGCGGCGAAATTTTATATGACACACTATCTGCTCTTGATGAGAATAAACTTGCAAAAATTTTAGCTGAGCATGAAAGTATCGAGATCATAAACAACTCTGCTGCCGGTGTTGACGACGCTATCATAAATTCATTTATCGCTGACAACGATATGCTTAAAGTTTTAAAACAAACTGAGGGCGTTGATGATGAAAATGATCTTGCTGCGATTAGAATTTACAAGGTCATGAGACCTGGCGAGCCGGTAGTTAAAGAGGCTGCAAAAAGCTTTGTAAATGATATATTGTTTAACCCTGAAAGATATGACCTAACAAAAGTTGGTCGTATGAAGATGAACCACAAGCTCTCGCTTGATGTGCCAGAGTATGTTACCTTGCTAACTAGTGAAGATATCATCAAAACTGCAAAATATCTTATAAAAGTTAAAAATGGACAAGGTCACATTGACGACCGCGATCACCTTGGCAACCGCCGTATAAGATCGATAGGTGAGCTGCTTGCTAGTGAGCTTCACCTTGGTTTTGTTAAGATGCAAAAGGCTATCCGTGATAAATTTACAAGTCTAAGCAACAATACTGACGAGATCATGCCTTATGATCTTATCAATCCAAAAATGATTACAGCAACAATCATGGAATTTTTCACAGGCGGTCAGTTAAGCCAGTTTATGGATCAGACAAACCCGCTTAGTGAGGTTACACACAAGCGCCGTCTATCTGCACTTGGCGAGGGTGGCTTGGTAAAAGAGCGTGCTGGATTTGAGGTGCGTGACGTTCACCCAACTCACTACGGCAGAATTTGCCCGGTTGAGACTCCAGAAGGTCAAAATATTGGTCTTATCAACACTCTTTCAACTTATGCAAAAGTAAATGACCTTGGCTTTGTTGAGGCGCCTTATAAAAAGGTCGTCGATGGCAAAGTGACTGATGAGATAGTCTATCTAACAGCGACTCAAGAAGAGGGCAATGTTATCGCTCCAGCATCAACTAAACTTGATGAAAACGGACATATCGTTGAGGATTTGATTGAGGTTAGAAAAGAGGGCGAGATGATGCTTGCTCGTAGAGAAGATGTTACTTTGATCGACCTTTGCTCTGGTATGATAGCAGGTGTTGCAGCTTCGCTTATCCCGTTCCTAGAGCACGATGACGCCAACCGTGCGCTTATGGGTTCAAACATGCAACGTCAAGCAGTACCACTACTTCGCTCAACTGCTCCTATCGTTGGAACAGGCATGGAGAGTATTATCGCAAGAGATGCTTGGGAGAGCGTTAAGGCAAAACGTGGCGGCGTAGTTGAAAAGGTTGATAATAAAAATATCTTTATCCTTGGCGAAGATGAAGCTGGTCCATATATCGATCACTACTCTTTAGAGAAAAATTTAAGAACAAACCAAAACACGACATTTTCACAACACCCGATCGTTAAAAAAGGCGATGAGATCGTTGCTGGTCAGATAATAGCTGATGGTCCAAGCATGGAAAAAGGCGAGCTAGCTATCGGTAAAAATGCACTAATCGCGTTTATGCCTTGGAATGGCTACAACTACGAGGACGCGATCGTCATTAGTGAAAAAATGATACGTGAAGATGCCTTTACAAGTGTTCATATCTATGAAAAAGAGATCGAGGCTCGTGAGCTAAAAGACGGCGTTGAAGAGATAACAAAAGATATACCAAACGTCAAAGAAGAGGAGCTTATGCACCTTGACGAAAGCGGTATCGTTAAAATCGGTACAGAGATCAAGCCTGGTATGATTCTTGTTGGCAAAGTATCTCCAAAAGGTGAGGTTAAGCCAACTCCAGAAGAAAGACTACTACGTGCGATCTTTGGTGAAAAAGCTGGTCACGTGGTAAATAAATCACTCTATGCTTCAGCTTCAATGGAAGGCGTGGTTGTTGATGTTAAAATTTTCACCAAAAAAGGCTATGAAAAAGATAGCAGAACAAACAAGGCCTATGAAGAAGAGAAGACACTTTTAGAAAAAGAGCACCACGATAGACTGCTTATGCTAGACCGCGAAGAGATGCTAAAAGTTACAGCACTTCTTTCTAAAAACCCACTAGCGAGCGATCAAGAGGTAAATAAAAAAGAGTATAAAAAAGGCTCAAAGATCAACAAGGCTGACTTTGAGAATATCAACAGATTTACTCTAAATGCTATCGTAAAGAGCTTTTCAAAAGATATCCAAAAGAAATATGATGAGCTAAAAAACTACTTCCAAAATGAGAAGAAAAAGCTCAAAGAAGAGCACGACGCTAAGATAGAAATTTTAGAAAAAGATGACATTTTACCAAGCGGCGTTGTAAAACTTGTAAAAGTTTATATAGCTACAAAACGCAAACTAAAAGTTGGCGATAAGATGGCTGGACGTCACGGTAACAAAGGTATCGTTTCAAATATAGTTAGAGAAGTTGATATGCCGTATCTTCCAAGTGGTCAGATTGTTGATATCGTGCTAAACCCACTAGGTGTTCCAAGCCGTATGAACATCGGTCAAATTTTAGAGAGCCACCTTGGTCTTGTTGGTTACCGCTTAGGCGAGCAGATCAATGAAATTTTCGAGACCAAAAAAGGTGAGTGGATAAAAGAGCTAAGAGCTAAGATGATAGAGATCGCAAGTGTTGCTAAGCTAATGGACGCTAAAAAAGCTCTTGGCAAGATGAGTGATGAGAAGCTTCTTGAGTATGCAAAAGATTGGAGCAATGGCGTAAGATTTGCAACTCCGATTTTTGAAGGCGTTAAAGCTGACGAATTTGCAAAATTATTTGAGATGGCAAAGATAGATAGCGATGGTAAAACCGAGCTATATGACGGACGCACAGGCTCAAAGATAAGAGAACGCGTTAATGTTGGTTGTATGTATATGCTAAAACTTCACCACTTGGTTGATGAAAAAGTTCACGCAAGAAGTACTGGACCATACAGCCTTGTTACACAACAACCTGTCGGTGGTAAGGCGCTATTTGGTGGTCAAAGGTTTGGTGAGATGGAGGTTTGGGCACTTGAGGCTTATGGCGCTGCTCATACACTAAGAGAGATGCTAACTGTAAAATCAGACGATGTTGAGGGAAGACTTTCTGCTTACAAAGCTTTAACAAGAGGTGAAAACGTTCCTGAGACTGGTATCCCTGAGACGTTCTTTGTTCTAACAAACGAGCTAAAATCACTAGCTCTTGATGTGGAAGTATATGATGAGGATGAGACAAATGAAACTAACTAA
- the rpoC gene encoding DNA-directed RNA polymerase subunit beta': MKLTNLKPVEIKEEHRPRDFEAFQLRLASPEKIKSWSYGEVKKPETINYRTLKPERDGLFCAKIFGPIRDYECLCGKYKKMRYKGIKCEKCGVEVTTSKVRRSRMGHIELVTPVAHIWYVNFLPSRIGALLGIKMKDLERVLYYEAYIVDNAGEAYYDNENSKKVEKYDVLNEEQYQSLASRYEETGFSARMGGEVIYDMLAELDLTQILNQLQEEMEATNSEAKKKTIVKRLKVIESFLNSGNRPEWMMITNLPVLPPDLRPLVNLDGGKFAVSDVNDLYRRVINRNSRLKRLLELDAPEIIIRNEKRMLQEAVDALFDNGRRANAVKGANKRPLKSLSEIIKGKQGRFRQNLLGKRVDFSGRSVIVVGPKLKMDQCGLPKKMALELFKPHLLARLEEKGYATTVKQAKKMIEDKTNEVWECLEEVVKDYPVMLNRAPTLHKLSIQAFHPVLVEGKAIQLHPLVCAAFNADFDGDQMAVHVPLSQEAIAECKILMLSSMNILLPASGKAITVPSQDMVLGIYYLSLERNDEKGANKIFSSVDEVMIAEEANTLGLHAKIKTMVDNKIIFTTAGRLILRAILPDFVPENMWNKIMKKKDIANLVDYVYRNGGLEVTADFLDKLKNLGFRYATKAGISISIADIIVPDSKQKYIDEAKKKVREIQKQYGAGLLTDSERYNKIIDIWTDTNNSVASEMMKLIQSDKGGFNSIYMMADSGARGSAAQIRQLAGMRGLMAKPDGSIIETPIISNFREGLNIMEYFNSTHGARKGLADTALKTANAGYLTRKLIDVAQNVKVTMHDCGTHEGVEITDITESGELIESLEERVLGRVLADDVIDPITNEILFSEGTLLDEEKAKAITEAGIKSVSIRTPITCKAPKGVCAKCYGLNLGEGKLVKPGEAVGIISAQSIGEPGTQLTLRTFHIGGTASTEQQDRQVIAQKEGFIRYYNLSTYENNGKKIVANRRSAAVLLVEPKIKSTIDGKIEIEYAHEDVNIVIKGKKEEIKYTIRRNDLAKPNELAGVSGKIEGKMYIPYANGDKVKENESIVEIIKEGWNIPNRIPYASELKISDGDPVTRKITADANGVVKFFILKGDFLDRLKDIKKGHKVTEKGFFVVVSDKDGREAVRHYIPRNSIIQVSDNDAVERATVVSLPEKDDKLIIAEWDPYSTPTIAEEAGVVSFEDVEPGYSATEQADEATGQRRLVINEYLPSGVKPAIIITTKSGHLIKYPLDPKTAIFVSSGDEVAQADILAKTPKAVAKSKDITGGLPRVSELFEARRPKNTAIVAEIDGVVRFDKPLRSKERIIIQAEDGTTAEYLIEKSRQIQVRDGEFVHAGEKLTDGLISSHDILRILGEKALHYYLISEIQQVYRRQGVAIADKHIEIIVSQMLRQVKIVDSGNTNFIVGDMVSRNKFKEENERIMKMGGEPAIAEPILLGVTRAAIGSDSVISAASFQETTKVLTEASIAAKFDYLEDLKENVILGRMIPVGTGFYKDKKIKIKEN, encoded by the coding sequence ATGAAACTAACTAATTTAAAACCAGTTGAGATAAAAGAAGAGCATAGACCTCGTGATTTTGAAGCTTTTCAACTTCGTTTAGCAAGTCCTGAGAAGATAAAATCTTGGAGTTATGGCGAGGTTAAAAAACCAGAAACTATCAACTACCGCACGCTAAAACCTGAGCGTGACGGTTTGTTTTGTGCCAAAATTTTTGGACCGATCCGCGACTACGAGTGCCTTTGTGGTAAATATAAAAAGATGCGTTATAAGGGCATCAAGTGCGAAAAGTGCGGCGTTGAAGTAACAACATCTAAAGTTCGTCGCTCTCGCATGGGTCACATCGAGCTTGTAACCCCAGTGGCTCATATCTGGTATGTAAATTTCTTGCCAAGCCGTATAGGTGCGCTTCTTGGTATCAAGATGAAAGACCTCGAACGCGTACTTTACTATGAAGCGTATATTGTTGATAATGCTGGTGAGGCTTATTATGACAATGAAAATTCTAAAAAAGTTGAAAAATATGACGTTTTAAACGAGGAACAATATCAAAGCCTAGCTTCAAGATATGAAGAAACTGGCTTTAGCGCTAGAATGGGTGGCGAGGTCATTTATGATATGCTAGCTGAGCTTGATCTAACTCAAATTTTAAATCAGCTACAAGAAGAGATGGAGGCTACAAATTCTGAGGCCAAGAAAAAGACTATCGTAAAACGTCTAAAGGTTATTGAGAGCTTTTTAAATTCAGGCAACCGCCCAGAGTGGATGATGATAACAAATTTACCAGTTCTTCCGCCTGATCTTAGACCACTTGTTAATCTTGATGGTGGTAAATTTGCTGTTTCAGACGTAAATGATCTATATCGCCGTGTAATAAATAGAAATAGCCGTCTAAAACGCCTACTTGAGCTTGACGCACCTGAGATCATTATCAGAAACGAAAAAAGAATGCTTCAAGAGGCTGTTGATGCGCTATTTGATAATGGTCGTAGAGCAAATGCGGTAAAAGGTGCAAATAAACGCCCACTAAAATCACTAAGTGAGATTATCAAAGGTAAGCAAGGCCGCTTCCGTCAGAATTTGCTAGGTAAGCGTGTTGATTTCTCTGGACGTTCTGTTATCGTCGTTGGTCCAAAGCTAAAGATGGATCAGTGCGGTCTTCCAAAGAAGATGGCTTTAGAGTTATTTAAGCCACATTTGCTTGCTCGCCTTGAAGAAAAAGGCTATGCGACAACCGTTAAGCAAGCTAAAAAAATGATAGAAGATAAGACAAATGAGGTTTGGGAGTGCCTAGAAGAGGTCGTTAAAGACTATCCGGTCATGCTAAACCGTGCTCCAACACTTCACAAACTTTCTATCCAGGCGTTTCACCCAGTTCTTGTTGAAGGTAAGGCGATCCAGCTTCACCCGTTAGTTTGTGCGGCGTTCAACGCTGACTTCGACGGCGACCAAATGGCTGTTCACGTACCACTATCTCAAGAGGCTATTGCTGAGTGTAAAATTTTGATGCTTAGCTCAATGAACATCTTGCTTCCTGCAAGTGGTAAGGCTATCACAGTCCCTTCACAAGATATGGTTTTAGGAATTTATTATTTAAGCCTAGAGAGAAACGATGAAAAAGGTGCAAACAAAATTTTCTCAAGCGTCGATGAAGTAATGATCGCTGAAGAGGCTAACACTCTTGGTCTTCACGCTAAAATCAAAACAATGGTTGATAACAAGATCATCTTTACAACAGCTGGTCGCTTGATCTTAAGAGCGATACTTCCTGATTTTGTCCCTGAAAATATGTGGAACAAGATCATGAAGAAAAAAGACATTGCAAATTTGGTTGATTATGTTTATAGAAATGGCGGTCTTGAAGTAACGGCTGACTTCCTTGATAAGCTTAAAAATTTAGGCTTTAGATATGCTACAAAAGCGGGAATTTCTATCTCTATTGCAGACATCATCGTGCCAGATAGCAAGCAAAAATATATCGACGAAGCTAAGAAAAAAGTTCGTGAAATTCAAAAGCAATATGGCGCTGGTCTTTTAACAGATAGTGAGAGGTACAACAAGATCATCGATATCTGGACAGATACAAATAATAGTGTTGCAAGCGAGATGATGAAGCTTATCCAAAGTGATAAGGGTGGATTTAACTCAATTTATATGATGGCTGACTCAGGTGCGAGAGGTAGTGCAGCGCAAATTCGCCAGCTAGCTGGTATGCGTGGTCTTATGGCAAAACCGGACGGCTCGATCATCGAAACACCGATCATTTCAAACTTCCGTGAAGGTCTAAACATAATGGAGTACTTCAACTCAACCCACGGAGCTAGAAAGGGTCTTGCAGATACCGCGCTAAAAACTGCTAACGCTGGTTACTTAACAAGAAAGCTAATCGACGTTGCTCAAAATGTTAAAGTCACAATGCACGACTGCGGTACGCACGAGGGTGTTGAGATCACAGATATCACAGAGAGTGGCGAGCTAATAGAGAGCCTTGAAGAGAGAGTCTTGGGCCGTGTTTTAGCAGATGATGTGATCGATCCTATAACAAATGAAATTTTATTTAGCGAAGGCACATTGCTTGATGAGGAGAAAGCTAAGGCAATAACTGAAGCTGGCATAAAATCAGTAAGCATTAGAACACCTATCACGTGCAAGGCGCCAAAAGGCGTTTGCGCAAAATGCTACGGCTTAAATTTGGGTGAGGGCAAACTTGTAAAACCAGGCGAGGCTGTCGGTATCATCTCAGCTCAATCAATCGGTGAGCCAGGTACTCAGCTAACGCTAAGAACGTTCCACATCGGTGGTACGGCTTCTACTGAACAACAAGACCGCCAAGTCATCGCTCAAAAAGAGGGCTTTATTAGATATTACAACCTTAGCACATACGAGAACAACGGCAAGAAAATCGTTGCAAACAGAAGAAGTGCAGCTGTATTACTTGTTGAGCCAAAGATAAAATCAACAATCGATGGTAAAATCGAGATCGAATATGCCCACGAAGATGTAAATATCGTAATCAAGGGTAAAAAAGAAGAGATCAAATATACCATCAGAAGAAACGATCTTGCTAAGCCAAACGAACTAGCTGGCGTTAGCGGCAAGATCGAAGGCAAGATGTATATCCCTTACGCAAATGGCGATAAGGTAAAAGAGAATGAGAGTATTGTTGAGATCATCAAAGAGGGTTGGAACATTCCAAATCGTATCCCTTATGCTAGTGAGCTTAAAATTTCAGATGGCGATCCAGTAACTAGAAAGATCACAGCAGATGCAAATGGTGTAGTTAAATTTTTCATACTAAAAGGTGACTTCCTTGATAGACTAAAAGATATCAAAAAAGGTCACAAAGTAACCGAAAAAGGCTTCTTTGTTGTTGTTTCTGACAAAGACGGACGTGAGGCAGTTCGCCACTACATCCCAAGAAATTCTATCATCCAAGTATCAGACAATGATGCGGTAGAAAGAGCGACAGTGGTCTCACTACCTGAAAAAGATGACAAGCTAATAATCGCTGAGTGGGATCCATACTCAACTCCAACTATTGCAGAAGAGGCTGGTGTGGTTAGCTTTGAAGATGTCGAGCCAGGATATAGTGCGACTGAGCAAGCTGACGAGGCAACTGGTCAAAGACGTCTTGTTATCAACGAATATTTGCCAAGTGGCGTAAAACCAGCGATCATTATCACTACAAAGAGCGGACATTTGATCAAGTATCCACTTGATCCAAAAACTGCGATCTTTGTTTCAAGTGGCGATGAAGTAGCCCAAGCTGACATTTTGGCTAAGACTCCAAAAGCTGTTGCTAAGTCAAAAGATATCACCGGTGGTCTTCCAAGAGTTAGTGAGCTATTTGAGGCAAGACGCCCTAAAAATACAGCCATCGTTGCTGAGATCGACGGCGTTGTTAGATTTGACAAGCCACTTCGCTCAAAAGAGCGCATCATCATCCAAGCAGAAGATGGCACGACAGCTGAGTATTTGATCGAGAAGAGCCGCCAGATCCAAGTAAGAGACGGCGAATTTGTTCATGCTGGTGAGAAACTAACAGACGGACTTATCTCAAGCCATGATATCTTAAGAATTCTTGGTGAAAAGGCACTTCACTACTATTTGATCAGCGAAATTCAGCAAGTTTATCGTCGCCAAGGTGTTGCGATCGCTGATAAGCACATCGAGATCATCGTCTCTCAAATGCTTCGCCAAGTCAAAATCGTCGATAGCGGAAATACAAATTTCATCGTTGGCGACATGGTTTCAAGAAACAAATTTAAAGAAGAGAACGAGCGCATCATGAAAATGGGTGGCGAGCCAGCTATCGCTGAACCGATCCTTCTTGGTGTTACAAGAGCAGCTATCGGAAGTGATAGTGTGATCTCTGCTGCGTCATTCCAAGAGACAACTAAGGTTTTAACAGAAGCGTCAATCGCTGCTAAATTTGACTATCTTGAAGATCTAAAAGAGAACGTCATCCTTGGACGTATGATCCCAGTTGGTACTGGTTTTTACAAAGATAAAAAGATAAAGATCAAAGAAAACTAA